A section of the Malus sylvestris chromosome 17, drMalSylv7.2, whole genome shotgun sequence genome encodes:
- the LOC126612553 gene encoding disease resistance protein RPV1-like translates to MAAIIAQLDASSTSYRCTYDVFLSYRGEDTRKGFTDHLYRELELAGVHTFRDDDGIERGANIASELQKAIQESRASIIVFSKDYASSRWCLDELVKIMKRRKTDCRHMVMPVFYDVDPSHVRKQTGSFAQAFARHEERFKEEMDKVMEWRRALRDVADVGGMVLGDMYESQFIQNIVEEIGNKLDHRATEMIAPYVVGIDKRVQGINMWLKDGSNDVSVAVIYGMGGIGKTTIAKAAYNQNFHRFQGCSYLADVRATSEQPNGLAFLQRKLLSDIQKGKKKKVYSMGERMSKIKHAVCCKTVLIVLDDVDQSDQFNAILGRREWFHPGSKIIVTTRHESLLNDHEVYAMFKVRGLGEYESLELFSWHAFKQVRPVKDYIKLTRSVVQHCQGLPLALQVLGSSLVGRSVEVWESALQKLNVIPNEKIQKILRISFDSLQDDHDRSLFLHIVSFFVGKKIDYTITVLDNLHFYTRIGIQNLVDRCLVDIDEDNKLVMHQLLIDMGRGIIREESPEDPGKRSIVLQNDASDILRKLTGTKTIKGLMLNLHGKTMFNTSNKKRYHVNDYHEKVSRRRLGFFSWKSITFLPTNSASESNEVDFKTEAFTRMRNLELLLLNNVNVSGGYKDFPKNLRWISWRVFPLKSIPADLYLENLVGLDLRNSRLHHLWQGPRVIPRLKFLNVSHSHGLVTTPNFSGVPNIEKLVLKDCTNLVLVDESTADLEKLIVLNLKDCKNLTKLPTRLSMMTSLQELILSGCSKLVFRPNAAAGVWKKLNISTAKLSQSMWLWRLWILPRKNLVTARSLSVANWPNGLVSLSLADCNLPEIPSGLSILSSLKHLNLSRNPILSLPENLNDLFTLQTLVIEGCTMVRTLPELPPSLRKLHASYCTSLEKITNLPNMFRSLDSSFWKCKNLVQVQSLFHIKPLRRVDIEMIRDMGLFKLESVGSTEVEMTNYLTCTTTKGPIQGLYECGIFSVFLHGNKIPDRFPYRSLGNSTFSIIVPSHLNLKVRGLNACVVYSRCPFWFSSSNLLKVSNETKGLKWTYCPVTAGLPRKNHDMLWLSHWLFGNDELEGGDEVHFSMNEEYSFWTKEFGIQLVYEQENEGKGVQSKSEDMTFQPNTTLSSPVFVAGNVSASASKYQLWTGKFFLCNHRSRIHQLHFRSQERPDYLGFSYLFKEDVPAKTIVPSTPMNLTLIPYMLT, encoded by the exons ATGGCTGCAATAATTGCTCAGCTCGATGCCTCTTCCACCTCCTACCGGTGTACCTATGATGTGTTCTTGAGTTACAGAGGCGAAGATACACGTAAGGGGTTTACTGATCACCTCTACAGGGAGTTGGAGCTGGCCGGAGTTCACACCTTTAGAGATGATGATGGGATCGAGAGAGGAGCAAACATAGCATCAGAGCTACAGAAAGCGATACAAGAATCACGAGCATCCATAATTGTCTTCTCCAAGGACTACGCTTCCTCAAGATGGTGCTTGGATGAGCTGGTGAAGATCATGAAACGTAGAAAAACTGATTGCAGACACATGGTTATGCCAGTTTTCTATGATGTGGATCCATCCCATGTTAGGAAACAGACTGGAAGTTTTGCACAAGCATTTGCTAGACATGAAGAACGCTTCAAGGAGGAGATGGACAAGGTGATGGAGTGGAGAAGAGCTCTTAGAGATGTAGCAGATGTGGGAGGAATGGTTTTAGGAGATAT GTATGAGTCACAGTTTATCCAAAATATTGTCGAAGAGATTGGAAATAAACTGGATCATCGTGCAACAGAAATGATTGCTCCCTATGTGGTTGGAATAGATAAGCGCGTGCAGGGTATAAACATGTGGCTGAAAGATGGATCAAATGACGTGAGTGTAGCTGTGATCTATGGGATGGGTGGAATTGGCAAGACCACCATTGCCAAAGCTGCTTATAACCAGAACTTCCACAGATTTCAAGGTTGCAGCTATCTTGCAGATGTTAGAGCAACTTCAGAACAGCCTAATGGTTTGGCttttttgcaaagaaaacttcTTTCGGATATCCAAAaggggaaaaagaagaaagtatACAGTATGGGTGAACGAATGAGCAAGATCAAGCATGCTGTGTGTTGCAAAACTGTTCTTattgttcttgatgatgtggACCAATCCGACCAATTCAATGCAATTCTTGGAAGGCGAGAATGGTTTCACCCAGGAAGTAAAATAATCGTTACAACTAGACATGAAAGTTTGTTGAATGATCATGAAGTTTATGCAATGTTTAAGGTTAGAGGATTGGGTGAGTATGAATCACTTGAGCTTTTTAGTTGGCATGCCTTCAAACAAGTGCGCCCTGTCAAAGATTACATCAAGCTAACAAGATCGGTAGTACAGCACTGTCAAGGGCTACCATTAGCACTTCAAGTTTTGGGATCTTCTCTTGTTGGAAGAAGTGTAGAAGTATGGGAAAGTGCGCTGCAGAAGTTAAACGTCATTCCTaatgaaaaaattcaaaaaatacttAGAATAAGCTTTGATTCTCTACAAGATGATCATGACAGAAGTTTATTCCTTCATATAGTCTCTTTCTTCGTGGGAAAGAAGATAGATTATACAATTACAGTACTGGACAATTTACACTTTTACACAAGGATTGGAATTCAAAATCTAGTTGATAGATGTCTAGTAGACATTGATGAAGACAACAAGTTGGTCATGCATCAATTACTTATAGACATGGGAAGGGGAATTATTCGTGAAGAGTCGCCCGAGGACCCTGGGAAACGTAGTATAGTGCTACAGAATGATGCCTCTGATATTTTGAGAAAATTAACT GGAACAAAAACTATTAAGGGCCTCATGCTCAACCTTCATGGCAAGACAATGTTTAATACAAGTAACAAAAAGAGATACCATGTCAACGACTACCATGAAAAAGTCTCAAGGCGACGGCTTGGTTTCTTCTCTTGGAAATCTATTACCTTTCTGCCAACAAATTCTGCTTCTGAATCAAATGAAGTAGACTTCAAAACAGAGGCATTTACTAGGATGCGCAATCTTGAACTTCTGTTGCTCAATAATGTAAACGTCAGTGGAGGCtacaaagattttccaaaaaatTTAAGATGGATATCTTGGCGAGTATTCCCTTTAAAATCAATACCAGCAGATTTATATTTGGAAAATCTAGTGGGTCTTGACTTGCGGAATAGCAGGCTACATCATCTTTGGCAAGGACCCAGA GTTATTCCAAGACTGAAATTCCTTAATGTGAGTCATTCACATGGTCTTGTGACAACCCCCAACTTTTCGGGAGTccctaacattgagaaattggttCTTAAAGATTGCAcaaatttggttttggttgatgaatccaCTGCAGACCTAGAGAAACTCATTGTCTTGAATCTAAAAGACTGCAAAAATCTCACAAAGCTTCCAACAAGACTTAGCATGATGACATCTCTACAGGAACTGATTCTTTCTGGTTGCTCAAAGCTTGTGTTTCGCCCCAATGCTGCAGCTGGTGTTTGGAAGAAGCTCAATATATCAACAGCTAAGCTATCGCAATCAATGTGGTTGTGGAGACTGTGGATATTACCCAGGAAAAATCTTGTTACTGCCCGCAGTTTGTCAGTGGCAAATTGGCCAAATGGCTTAGTAAGCTTAAGTCTAGCTGACTGCAATCTTCCAGAGATTCCCAGTGGTCTTAGTATCCTATCTTCATTGAAGCATTTGAATCTAAGTAGAAACCCAATTTTGAGCCTACCAGAAAACTTGAATGATCTTTTTACGCTTCAAACTCTTGTAATTGAAGGTTGCACAATGGTCCGAACTCTTCCAGAACTCCCACCAAGTTTAAGAAAATTGCATGCAAGTTATTGTACATCATTggaaaaaataacaaatttaccaAACATGTTCAGATCATTGGATTCAAGTTTTTGGAAGTGCAAGAATTTAGTTCAGGTTCAAAGCTTGTTCCATATAAAACCATTGAGAAGGGTTGACATTGAAATGATCAGAGATATGGGCCTGTTCAAGTTGGAATCCGTAGGAAGCACTGAAGTTGAGATGACCAATTACTTGACATGTACAACAACAAAGGGTCCTATacag GGACTCTATGAATGTGGCATATTTAGCGTTTTCCTTCACGGAAACAAGATTCCAGATAGGTTCCCTTACAGAAGCCTGGGTAACTCCACTTTTTCTATTATTGTACCTTCACATCTTAATCTCAAGGTCCGAGGCTTGAATGCTTGTGTTGTATATTCGCGATGTCCATTTTGGTTTAGCAGTTCAAACTTGCTTAAAGTCAGTAATGAGACCAAGGGTCTTAAATGGACATATTGCCCAGTCACAGCAGGTCTCCCGAGAAAGAACCATGATATGTTATGGCTAAGCCATTGGTTGTTTGGAAACGATGAACTGGAGGGCGGGGACGAAGTACATTTTTCCATGAATGAAGAATATAGTTTCTGGACGAAGGAATTCGGTATCCAGCTTGTGTATGAGCAGGAAAATGAGGGTAAGGGTGTTCAATCAAAAAGTGAAGATATGACATTCCAACCAAATACAACTCTTTCTAGCCCGGTTTTTGTTGCTGGAAATGTATCTGCGTCAGCATCAAAGTATCAGTTATGGACGGGCAAATTCTTTCTTTGCAATCATCGGAGTCGTATTCATCAACTTCATTTTAGGAGCCAGGAGAGACCAGATTATCTTGGTTTTTCATACTTATTTAAGGAAGATGTTCCTGCTAAGACGATAGTTCCATCTACTCCAATGAATCTTACACTGATTCCTTATATGTTGACATAG